The following proteins are co-located in the Melanotaenia boesemani isolate fMelBoe1 chromosome 5, fMelBoe1.pri, whole genome shotgun sequence genome:
- the LOC121639764 gene encoding endothelin receptor type B-like isoform X2, producing the protein MDLVKGFGIKMTFSVGQKKSSMLSKFALLPVVWSLVFISTVSCESNLTSQPHLHLSDLRTHDFVSTDLPLPDHHIQTSNGETYISQETVHQPSILMESEPEKLKHSSKLKHKHERKPPSPSSSPNSSVLHHKNTSPPTCLQTTSIKTAFKYINTVLSCLIFAVGIIGNTTLLRIIYQNKSMRNGPNALIASLALGDLIYIAIDIPINVYKLLAMKWPFADTTFGLFLCKLFPFLQKASVGITVLNLCALSVDRYRAVASWSRVQGTGVPTVTAVEIVVIWLLSIGLAVPEAIGFNMVSFEYRNATIRTCMLQAEMPFMTFYRDAKDWWLFGFYFCVPLTCSAVFYGLMTCEMLRHQKGSLRISLSEHLKQRREVAKAVFCLVLIFALCWFPLHLSRLLKRTAYKSYDAHRCELLNFLLVLDYFSINMATINSCINPIILFFVSKKFKNCFKHAASPPWDESAVQTH; encoded by the exons ATGGATCTAGTAAAAGGTTTTGGAATCAAAATGACTTTCAGTGtaggacaaaaaaaatcctctaTGCTCAGTAAGTTCGCCCTGCTGCCAGTGGTCTGGAGTTTGGTGTTTATCAGTACTGTTAGCTGTGAAAGTAACTTAACATCTCAGCCTCATCTTCATCTATCAGACCTCAGGACACATGACTTCGTCAGCACTGATCTGCCTCTCCCAGACCATCACATCCAAACCTCAAATGGAGAGACGTACATCTCACAAGAGACTGTGCATCAGCCCTCGATCTTGATGGAGTCTGAgccagaaaaactaaaacattcaAGCAAGCTAAAGCACAAACATGAACGAAAGCCTCCGTCTCCCTCATCTTCCCCCAACTCCTCCGTCCTTCATCATAAGAACACATCACCCCCCACCTGCTTGCAAACCACCtctataaaaacagcttttaaatacaTCAACACGGTGCTGTCCTGCCTGATCTTTGCTGTGGGGATCATTGGTAACACCACCTTGCTGAGGATTATCTACCAAAACAAAAGTATGAGAAATGGGCCCAACGCCCTCATCGCCAGCCTGGCCCTGGGGGACCTGATTTACATTGCTATAGACATACCAATCAACGTCTACAAG CTTTTGGCGATGAAGTGGCCCTTCGCCGACACCACCTTCGGTCTCTTCCTCTGTAAGCTTTTTCCCTTCCTGCAGAAAGCTTCAGTAGGCATCACCGTCCTCAACCTGTGTGCTCTGAGTGTGGACAG GTATCGTGCGGTTGCCTCCTGGTCTCGGGTGCAAGGCACCGGTGTTCCCACGGTAACAGCAGTGGAGATCGTGGTGATCTGGCTGCTCTCCATCGGGCTGGCTGTGCCTGAAGCCATCGGCTTCAACATGGTTTCCTTCGAGTACAGGAACGCCACCATCAGGACCTGCATGCTGCAGGCCGAGATGCCCTTTATGACG ttCTACCGGGATGCAAAGGACTGGTGGCTGTTCGGGTTCTACTTCTGCGTTCCTCTGACCTGCTCGGCCGTTTTTTACGGCCTCATGACCTGCGAGATGCTCAGACACCAGAAAGGAAGTTTAAGGATCTCGCTGAGTGAACATCTGAAACAG CGTCGAGAAGTGGCCAAAGCCGTCTTCTGCCTGGTGTTGATCTTTGCTCTCTGCTGGTTTCCTCTTCACCTGAGTCGCCTGCTGAAGAGGACCGCCTACAAATCCTACGACGCTCATCGCTGCGAACTCCTAAA CTTCCTGCTGGTGCTCGACTACTTCAGCATCAACATGGCGACCATCAACTCCTGCATCAACCCCATCATCCTCTTCTTCGTCTCCAAGAAGTTCAAAAACTGCTTCAAG CATGCTGCCTCTCCACCATGGGACGAGTCTGCAGTACAAACACACTGA
- the LOC121639764 gene encoding endothelin receptor type B-like isoform X1 translates to MDLVKGFGIKMTFSVGQKKSSMLSKFALLPVVWSLVFISTVSCESNLTSQPHLHLSDLRTHDFVSTDLPLPDHHIQTSNGETYISQETVHQPSILMESEPEKLKHSSKLKHKHERKPPSPSSSPNSSVLHHKNTSPPTCLQTTSIKTAFKYINTVLSCLIFAVGIIGNTTLLRIIYQNKSMRNGPNALIASLALGDLIYIAIDIPINVYKLLAMKWPFADTTFGLFLCKLFPFLQKASVGITVLNLCALSVDRYRAVASWSRVQGTGVPTVTAVEIVVIWLLSIGLAVPEAIGFNMVSFEYRNATIRTCMLQAEMPFMTFYRDAKDWWLFGFYFCVPLTCSAVFYGLMTCEMLRHQKGSLRISLSEHLKQRREVAKAVFCLVLIFALCWFPLHLSRLLKRTAYKSYDAHRCELLNFLLVLDYFSINMATINSCINPIILFFVSKKFKNCFKSCLCCWCYSGSLSNSMLPLHHGTSLQYKHTDH, encoded by the exons ATGGATCTAGTAAAAGGTTTTGGAATCAAAATGACTTTCAGTGtaggacaaaaaaaatcctctaTGCTCAGTAAGTTCGCCCTGCTGCCAGTGGTCTGGAGTTTGGTGTTTATCAGTACTGTTAGCTGTGAAAGTAACTTAACATCTCAGCCTCATCTTCATCTATCAGACCTCAGGACACATGACTTCGTCAGCACTGATCTGCCTCTCCCAGACCATCACATCCAAACCTCAAATGGAGAGACGTACATCTCACAAGAGACTGTGCATCAGCCCTCGATCTTGATGGAGTCTGAgccagaaaaactaaaacattcaAGCAAGCTAAAGCACAAACATGAACGAAAGCCTCCGTCTCCCTCATCTTCCCCCAACTCCTCCGTCCTTCATCATAAGAACACATCACCCCCCACCTGCTTGCAAACCACCtctataaaaacagcttttaaatacaTCAACACGGTGCTGTCCTGCCTGATCTTTGCTGTGGGGATCATTGGTAACACCACCTTGCTGAGGATTATCTACCAAAACAAAAGTATGAGAAATGGGCCCAACGCCCTCATCGCCAGCCTGGCCCTGGGGGACCTGATTTACATTGCTATAGACATACCAATCAACGTCTACAAG CTTTTGGCGATGAAGTGGCCCTTCGCCGACACCACCTTCGGTCTCTTCCTCTGTAAGCTTTTTCCCTTCCTGCAGAAAGCTTCAGTAGGCATCACCGTCCTCAACCTGTGTGCTCTGAGTGTGGACAG GTATCGTGCGGTTGCCTCCTGGTCTCGGGTGCAAGGCACCGGTGTTCCCACGGTAACAGCAGTGGAGATCGTGGTGATCTGGCTGCTCTCCATCGGGCTGGCTGTGCCTGAAGCCATCGGCTTCAACATGGTTTCCTTCGAGTACAGGAACGCCACCATCAGGACCTGCATGCTGCAGGCCGAGATGCCCTTTATGACG ttCTACCGGGATGCAAAGGACTGGTGGCTGTTCGGGTTCTACTTCTGCGTTCCTCTGACCTGCTCGGCCGTTTTTTACGGCCTCATGACCTGCGAGATGCTCAGACACCAGAAAGGAAGTTTAAGGATCTCGCTGAGTGAACATCTGAAACAG CGTCGAGAAGTGGCCAAAGCCGTCTTCTGCCTGGTGTTGATCTTTGCTCTCTGCTGGTTTCCTCTTCACCTGAGTCGCCTGCTGAAGAGGACCGCCTACAAATCCTACGACGCTCATCGCTGCGAACTCCTAAA CTTCCTGCTGGTGCTCGACTACTTCAGCATCAACATGGCGACCATCAACTCCTGCATCAACCCCATCATCCTCTTCTTCGTCTCCAAGAAGTTCAAAAACTGCTTCAAG TCCTGTCTGTGTTGCTGGTGTTACTCTGGCTCTCTCTCCAACAGCATGCTGCCTCTCCACCATGGGACGAGTCTGCAGTACAAACACACTGACCACTGA